A section of the Chryseobacterium ginsenosidimutans genome encodes:
- a CDS encoding ParA family protein, with protein sequence METKKQPVIIAFSTQKGGVGKSTFTALVASILHYRLGYNIAVFDCDFPQYSLIQMRERDLKTVMQNEALKKMAHRQFTNLNKKAYPIFQSKADTVLEEMQDYNNNSETAPDVIFLDLPGTVNTAGILRTLASVHYIFSPITADRVVLESTLSFTDVLTNVLMKEKQTAIKSIQLFWNQVDGREKTLLYENYSKVIKDLGLQLMETSISDSKRFRKEGETVAKTVFRSSLLPADPKLMTLCRLDSFVEEFLKIVNL encoded by the coding sequence ATGGAAACAAAAAAACAACCAGTCATTATTGCCTTTTCTACTCAAAAGGGAGGCGTCGGGAAAAGCACTTTTACAGCACTTGTGGCCAGTATTCTTCATTACCGCTTGGGGTATAATATTGCAGTTTTTGACTGTGATTTTCCGCAGTACAGTTTGATACAGATGAGGGAGAGGGACCTGAAGACCGTGATGCAAAATGAGGCACTGAAAAAAATGGCTCACAGGCAGTTTACAAACCTTAATAAAAAAGCATATCCCATTTTTCAAAGTAAAGCTGATACGGTTCTGGAAGAAATGCAGGATTACAACAATAATTCAGAGACGGCACCTGATGTTATTTTTCTGGATCTTCCCGGAACCGTCAATACCGCTGGTATTTTGCGAACGCTCGCCAGCGTGCATTATATCTTTTCTCCGATAACGGCAGACCGAGTTGTGCTGGAAAGCACATTAAGTTTTACGGATGTGCTTACGAATGTCCTGATGAAAGAAAAACAGACTGCAATTAAAAGCATACAGCTCTTCTGGAATCAGGTGGACGGAAGGGAAAAGACGCTGCTGTATGAAAATTACAGCAAGGTCATCAAAGATCTCGGGCTTCAGCTTATGGAGACTTCCATAAGCGACAGCAAAAGATTCCGAAAGGAAGGAGAAACGGTTGCAAAGACGGTCTTCCGTTCAAGTTTATTACCTGCAGATCCTAAATTGATGACGTTATGCAGGCTGGACAGTTTTGTGGAAGAGTTTTTAAAAATTGTCAATCTGTAG
- a CDS encoding plasmid mobilization protein — protein MAFSNAYALLGIATYLDQSALSLLNGLVINENNNQKQNKGRRTPKTDPSIRRYFFRLTDEENAKLLSLFETSGMHNKSKFFISLMFSKEMKSVKIDKGRLIFICG, from the coding sequence TTGGCATTTTCTAATGCATATGCACTTTTAGGCATTGCCACGTATTTAGATCAATCAGCTCTATCTCTATTAAATGGATTAGTGATAAATGAGAACAATAACCAAAAACAGAATAAGGGCAGGCGGACACCAAAAACCGATCCAAGCATCCGCCGCTACTTTTTCCGTCTTACAGACGAAGAAAATGCCAAACTTTTATCACTTTTTGAAACATCAGGAATGCACAATAAATCAAAGTTTTTCATTTCCCTGATGTTCAGCAAGGAAATGAAATCGGTTAAAATTGATAAAGGACGGTTGATTTTTATATGCGGTTGA
- a CDS encoding ArsR/SmtB family transcription factor: MGATKTDHFTDHQNQIAVIAKALGHPARIAIIEYLLKVNTCITGDIVNELPLAQPTVSQHLKELKNAGLIKGSIEGNSVCYCIDENTFDIVREYFSKIIFTVTNQKCC; the protein is encoded by the coding sequence ATGGGAGCAACGAAGACAGATCACTTTACAGACCACCAAAACCAGATTGCGGTTATAGCAAAAGCATTAGGCCATCCTGCAAGAATTGCTATTATAGAATACTTGTTGAAAGTTAACACCTGTATAACCGGAGATATTGTTAATGAGCTGCCATTGGCGCAACCAACAGTATCACAGCATCTGAAAGAATTGAAAAATGCAGGATTGATAAAAGGAAGTATTGAAGGTAATTCTGTATGCTACTGTATTGACGAAAATACTTTCGATATCGTGAGAGAGTATTTCTCAAAGATAATATTCACCGTAACCAACCAAAAATGCTGTTAA
- a CDS encoding DUF6428 family protein, whose amino-acid sequence MRLSEIKEILPTLENVEFQLENGTLVPEHFHITEVGQINKKFIDCGGVIRNEKTVNFQLWNADDYEHRLKPGKLLHIIRLSEEKLGIEDQEIEVEYQSDTIGKYDLEFNGKAFILKSKTTACLAQDACGIPSVKQNRNLSELTLNSDNTCTPGGGCC is encoded by the coding sequence ATGAGACTATCAGAAATTAAAGAAATCCTTCCAACATTAGAAAATGTTGAATTTCAATTGGAAAATGGAACGTTGGTACCGGAACACTTTCACATTACCGAAGTCGGGCAAATTAATAAAAAATTCATTGACTGCGGCGGTGTGATTCGTAACGAAAAGACAGTGAACTTTCAGCTATGGAATGCTGACGATTATGAGCATCGCTTGAAACCAGGAAAACTATTACATATTATCAGACTTTCTGAAGAAAAACTAGGAATTGAGGATCAAGAAATAGAAGTAGAATATCAAAGTGATACAATAGGCAAATATGATCTGGAGTTCAACGGGAAAGCCTTTATATTGAAAAGTAAGACTACAGCCTGTCTCGCTCAGGATGCATGTGGCATACCATCTGTAAAGCAGAATAGAAATCTTTCAGAACTTACATTAAATTCAGACAATACATGTACTCCGGGTGGAGGATGTTGCTAG
- a CDS encoding ArsO family NAD(P)H-dependent flavin-containing monooxygenase, with the protein MDEIFDVIVIGGGQSALACGYYLRRAKLKYIILDKQDIPGGAWLRTWDSLTLFSPADYSSLPGWLMPKSEHRFPLRQEVIDYLGMYEKHYQLNVKRGIEVIEIKKDKCVFQVNTLEGSFKTKTIISATGTWNNPFIPKLKGIENYKRLQIHSGKYKSPGDFMGLKTLVVGEGNSGAQIVAEISKVTPVKWSTQKEPEFLPDEVDGYYLFNIASARYKAEKEGKPFDASQYNLGNIVMVPSVKDARRRGALISNGTFHELYDKGVIWDNGDKEEFDAIIWCTGFGYDTSYLKSLIHIDEKGIAKTSESKSLEMKGLWLVRYGNWTGYASATLIGVNRTAKQTIFEIEEFLNKELK; encoded by the coding sequence ATGGATGAAATTTTCGATGTTATTGTTATTGGAGGAGGACAAAGTGCTTTAGCATGTGGATATTATCTAAGACGGGCAAAACTGAAATATATTATCCTGGATAAACAAGATATTCCAGGTGGTGCCTGGCTCCGTACCTGGGATAGTCTTACCCTTTTTTCTCCTGCAGATTACAGTTCATTACCAGGATGGTTGATGCCAAAATCTGAGCATCGGTTTCCGCTAAGACAAGAAGTAATTGATTACTTGGGCATGTATGAGAAACATTATCAACTGAATGTGAAAAGGGGGATTGAAGTTATTGAAATTAAAAAAGATAAGTGTGTTTTTCAGGTTAATACTCTGGAGGGGAGTTTTAAAACCAAAACCATTATTTCGGCAACAGGAACCTGGAACAATCCATTCATTCCAAAGTTAAAAGGAATAGAAAATTATAAGAGGCTTCAAATTCATTCGGGAAAATATAAAAGTCCTGGAGACTTTATGGGGTTAAAAACATTAGTGGTAGGCGAAGGTAATTCAGGTGCCCAGATTGTTGCAGAGATTTCAAAAGTTACCCCTGTAAAATGGTCAACCCAAAAGGAACCTGAATTTTTACCTGATGAAGTAGACGGATATTATCTGTTTAATATAGCCTCGGCAAGATACAAGGCTGAAAAAGAAGGAAAACCTTTTGATGCATCACAATACAATTTAGGCAATATCGTAATGGTTCCCTCTGTTAAAGATGCCCGGCGAAGAGGCGCATTGATTTCGAATGGAACTTTCCATGAGTTATATGATAAAGGAGTCATTTGGGACAATGGAGATAAAGAGGAATTTGACGCTATTATTTGGTGTACAGGATTCGGTTACGATACGTCTTATCTGAAATCATTAATACACATAGATGAAAAAGGAATTGCTAAGACCAGTGAAAGTAAGTCTTTAGAAATGAAAGGATTATGGCTCGTAAGATACGGCAATTGGACAGGTTATGCCTCTGCTACATTAATAGGGGTAAACAGAACAGCAAAACAGACAATTTTTGAAATTGAAGAATTTTTAAACAAAGAGCTGAAATGA
- a CDS encoding arsenate-mycothiol transferase ArsC, protein MNENILKTIELLSNDTISEERKTVLRPLADYIQKKINAGHTIRLNFICTHNSRRSHLSQIWAQTMAYHFGITNVSCYSGGTEATAMFPKVGETLSTQGFKIQKLSEAENPVYAIKYAENEAPIICFSKEYNNEFNPKNEFGAIMTCNNADEGCPLVIGADARFPIKYDDPKASDNTPEQAQVYAERSLQIASEMFYLFLQISK, encoded by the coding sequence ATGAACGAAAATATTTTAAAAACAATTGAATTACTTTCTAACGATACAATTTCAGAAGAAAGAAAAACAGTTTTACGGCCATTGGCAGATTATATACAAAAGAAAATAAACGCGGGTCACACCATCAGGTTAAATTTCATCTGTACCCATAATAGCCGGAGAAGCCATTTATCCCAGATCTGGGCTCAGACCATGGCTTATCATTTTGGGATTACCAATGTGTCTTGCTATTCAGGAGGAACTGAAGCAACAGCAATGTTCCCAAAGGTGGGTGAAACATTGAGTACCCAGGGGTTTAAGATTCAAAAGCTCAGCGAAGCAGAAAATCCTGTCTATGCTATAAAATATGCAGAAAATGAAGCCCCTATTATCTGTTTTTCCAAAGAATATAACAATGAATTTAATCCTAAAAATGAATTCGGAGCTATCATGACCTGTAATAATGCTGATGAAGGCTGTCCATTGGTGATCGGAGCCGACGCAAGATTTCCCATAAAATATGATGATCCAAAAGCTTCCGATAATACGCCAGAGCAAGCACAAGTATATGCAGAAAGGAGTCTGCAGATCGCTTCAGAAATGTTTTATTTATTTTTACAAATAAGCAAATAG
- a CDS encoding GNAT family N-acetyltransferase: MEITAIAKEHYPNISRIYKEGIETGHATFETSVPAWEDWEKSKLKHSRLVAVVDGMIVGWAALSAVSDRCVYGGVAEVSIYISNLHKGKGIGTALMSKLIDDSEANGIWTLQSGMFPENEATVALHQRFGFRIVGYREKIGKLGNTWRDTIIMERRSKTKGIN, from the coding sequence ATGGAAATAACAGCAATCGCAAAGGAACATTATCCAAATATCTCAAGAATATATAAAGAAGGTATTGAAACGGGACATGCCACTTTTGAAACTTCAGTTCCGGCATGGGAAGACTGGGAAAAAAGTAAACTAAAGCATAGCAGGCTTGTTGCAGTAGTTGATGGTATGATAGTGGGTTGGGCAGCCCTTTCAGCGGTAAGCGACCGTTGCGTATATGGCGGTGTTGCGGAAGTAAGCATTTATATTTCTAACCTCCACAAAGGAAAAGGCATCGGAACAGCCTTAATGTCAAAGCTGATCGACGATAGTGAAGCTAATGGAATCTGGACGCTGCAGAGCGGAATGTTCCCTGAAAATGAAGCTACTGTAGCACTTCATCAACGCTTTGGTTTTAGAATAGTTGGTTACCGTGAAAAAATAGGCAAGCTTGGAAACACTTGGCGCGACACGATCATTATGGAAAGAAGAAGCAAAACAAAAGGAATAAATTAA
- the arsB gene encoding ACR3 family arsenite efflux transporter, whose product MRPKLKFLDRYLTLWIFLAMVIGVGLGFLFPGISKITDSLSVGTTNTPLAIGLILMMYPPLAKVDYSLLPTAFKDKKVISISLLLNWVIGPVLMFILAVLFLRNKPDYMIGLILIGLARCIAMVIVWNDLAKGNREYTALLVALNSLFQVFTYSFFVWLFINVLPGKLGLANFNVSVSMKDVIDSVLIYLGIPFVAGFLSRYFLVKSKGIEWYNRKFVPRISPITLYALLFTIVLMFSLKGEKIVKLPMDVVKVAIPLVVYFVIMFFVSFFINKFLKVPYDKNASIAFTATGNNFELAIAVATAVFGINSPQAFVGVIGPLVEVPVLIILVRVSLSLKKKYYS is encoded by the coding sequence ATGCGGCCAAAATTAAAATTTCTCGACAGATACCTGACTTTATGGATATTCCTTGCGATGGTCATCGGTGTGGGTTTAGGATTCTTATTTCCTGGTATTTCAAAAATCACCGACTCTTTGTCCGTGGGTACGACCAATACCCCATTAGCAATTGGACTAATCTTAATGATGTATCCTCCCTTGGCTAAAGTAGACTACTCTTTGTTACCAACTGCCTTTAAGGATAAAAAGGTAATCAGTATATCATTGTTGTTGAATTGGGTGATAGGACCTGTTTTAATGTTTATTCTTGCCGTTTTGTTTTTGAGAAATAAACCTGACTATATGATAGGACTGATTCTTATTGGTCTGGCCAGATGTATTGCCATGGTGATTGTATGGAATGATCTCGCTAAAGGAAACAGAGAATATACTGCTTTATTAGTTGCATTAAACAGTCTTTTCCAGGTATTTACATACAGCTTTTTTGTATGGTTATTTATCAATGTACTGCCCGGTAAATTAGGTCTAGCCAACTTCAATGTAAGTGTTTCGATGAAGGATGTTATAGATAGTGTATTGATCTATTTAGGTATTCCTTTCGTAGCGGGTTTTTTAAGCCGATACTTCTTAGTTAAATCAAAAGGTATTGAATGGTATAATAGAAAATTTGTACCCAGAATATCACCGATAACACTGTACGCCTTGTTATTCACGATTGTTTTAATGTTCAGTCTTAAAGGTGAAAAGATCGTGAAACTGCCAATGGATGTAGTCAAAGTAGCAATACCGCTCGTAGTGTACTTTGTAATTATGTTCTTTGTCAGTTTCTTTATCAACAAATTTTTGAAAGTACCCTATGATAAGAATGCTTCAATAGCCTTTACTGCAACAGGAAACAATTTTGAACTGGCAATCGCAGTAGCCACCGCAGTGTTCGGCATCAATTCTCCGCAGGCTTTTGTTGGGGTTATCGGTCCTTTGGTGGAAGTTCCCGTACTTATAATCTTGGTAAGAGTTAGTCTGTCGCTAAAGAAGAAATATTATAGTTAA
- a CDS encoding DoxX family protein translates to MKNNIIRTKPLPLIIPRAITGLIFLCEGIQKFIVPDRVGAGRFAKIGIPDPELWASITGITEIICGILLIVGLLSRLASIPLLVVMTVAFITTKIPILTEKGFWGFAHEYRTDFAMTLLLILLLYWGSGNYSLDKYLSEHGENE, encoded by the coding sequence ATGAAAAACAATATTATTAGAACAAAGCCATTGCCTTTGATAATTCCAAGAGCAATAACTGGATTGATATTTCTTTGTGAAGGAATACAGAAATTCATTGTGCCTGATCGTGTAGGTGCCGGCCGTTTTGCAAAAATAGGCATCCCCGATCCCGAGCTATGGGCTTCAATTACCGGAATAACAGAGATAATATGTGGCATCTTGCTCATCGTAGGTCTACTATCGAGGCTAGCGTCAATCCCATTGCTGGTAGTGATGACAGTAGCATTTATTACAACCAAAATTCCAATTCTTACAGAAAAAGGATTTTGGGGTTTTGCCCATGAATATCGTACAGATTTTGCAATGACATTATTATTGATCCTGTTGCTTTATTGGGGCAGTGGTAATTATTCGCTAGACAAATACCTATCAGAACATGGAGAAAACGAATAG
- the chrA gene encoding chromate efflux transporter, whose product MEKTNRLQELAHVFLKLGITAFGGPAAHIAMMQQEVVTKRQWMTEEHFLDMIGATNLIPGPNSTEMAIHIGQDRAGWKGLVVAGLCFIGPAALVTLFFAWLYKQYGQLPEIKPFIYGIKPAIISVILAAIYPLAKKSLKTLQLWVIGITVLILSFFGINEIFLLFGAGLLAILLYLINKRNKAHSFVPILLFHISDSNLISSRNLHLFLAFLKIGAILYGSGYVLFAFLDAELVAKGLLSRQQLIDAIAVGQFTPGPVFSSVTFIGYQINGFSGAVFSTVAIFLPSFVFVALLHPLMRKMRSSSLLSSFLDAVNVASVAIIMVVCYEMAKDSIADWRTVIIAIGSLFFVFRFPKINSAIIVLAGALLGYILKMV is encoded by the coding sequence ATGGAGAAAACGAATAGATTGCAAGAACTTGCCCACGTTTTTCTGAAATTGGGTATTACAGCTTTTGGAGGCCCTGCCGCTCATATCGCCATGATGCAACAGGAAGTCGTCACAAAGCGCCAGTGGATGACTGAGGAACATTTTCTTGATATGATCGGGGCAACTAATTTAATTCCAGGTCCTAATAGTACGGAAATGGCGATCCATATCGGACAGGACAGAGCTGGTTGGAAAGGGCTCGTAGTAGCAGGATTGTGTTTTATAGGTCCTGCCGCTCTCGTTACTTTATTCTTTGCCTGGCTATATAAGCAATATGGTCAACTTCCGGAAATTAAACCTTTTATTTATGGAATAAAACCTGCGATCATATCTGTTATTTTAGCAGCGATCTATCCATTGGCAAAGAAGTCACTGAAAACCCTGCAACTTTGGGTTATTGGAATTACTGTTCTGATCTTATCATTCTTCGGAATCAATGAGATATTTCTTCTTTTCGGAGCAGGTCTACTAGCGATACTGCTATACCTTATCAATAAACGGAATAAAGCTCATTCATTTGTCCCAATATTATTGTTTCATATTTCAGATTCGAATCTTATTTCATCCAGAAACCTTCACCTTTTTCTCGCATTCCTGAAGATAGGAGCTATTCTGTACGGGAGTGGTTATGTGCTGTTTGCTTTTTTAGATGCCGAATTAGTTGCAAAAGGTTTACTCTCACGGCAACAGTTGATAGATGCAATTGCGGTGGGACAATTTACACCAGGACCCGTCTTTTCTTCAGTGACATTCATCGGATATCAGATTAACGGATTCTCTGGAGCTGTATTTTCTACCGTTGCTATTTTCTTACCATCATTTGTATTTGTAGCACTACTCCATCCATTGATGAGAAAAATGCGGAGTTCATCATTATTATCTTCATTTTTGGATGCTGTCAATGTAGCTTCAGTTGCTATCATTATGGTAGTGTGTTATGAAATGGCAAAGGACAGTATAGCAGATTGGCGCACCGTCATTATTGCTATAGGGAGCTTGTTTTTTGTCTTTAGATTTCCTAAAATCAACAGTGCGATTATCGTATTAGCAGGAGCGTTGTTAGGCTATATCCTAAAAATGGTTTGA
- a CDS encoding aminotransferase class I/II-fold pyridoxal phosphate-dependent enzyme — protein MNIVDKIKTRLGPLGNHAHYAHGYYAYPKLEGEIGNTMFFNGKKKLVWSLNNYLGLANHPEVRQADIEGTRNYGLAYPMGARMMSGNTKLHEEFEEKIADYVQKEDAFLLNYGYQGMVSIIDSLVDRKDVIVYDAEFHACIIDGIRLHLGKHFVFKHNDIENCEKQLERAKKIVSETKGAILVITEGVFGMRGDQGKLKEIVALKKKFNFSLLVDDAHGIGCLGKTGAGTGEEQEVQDSIDFYFGTFAKSFAGIGAFIASTKETISFLKYNMRSQIFAKALPMPMVFGALKRLELMRTMPELREKLWKITHSLQKGLTEAGFDIGNTNSPVTPVYLNGTVEEATALVRDLRETHQLFCSMVVYPVVPKGMIILRLIPTAVHTLEDVETTIAVFKEIRANLNSGYYKHQSGNSNILETKTI, from the coding sequence ATGAATATAGTAGATAAAATAAAAACCCGTCTTGGCCCTCTGGGAAATCATGCTCATTATGCACACGGATATTATGCCTATCCTAAGCTTGAAGGAGAGATTGGTAATACCATGTTTTTTAATGGAAAGAAAAAACTGGTTTGGAGTCTGAATAATTATTTAGGCTTGGCTAATCATCCTGAAGTTAGACAGGCGGATATTGAAGGAACTAGGAACTATGGTCTTGCTTATCCTATGGGAGCAAGGATGATGAGTGGAAATACTAAATTGCATGAAGAATTTGAAGAAAAAATAGCCGATTATGTTCAGAAAGAAGATGCCTTTTTACTAAATTACGGTTATCAGGGGATGGTATCAATCATTGACAGTTTGGTAGACCGAAAGGATGTAATTGTTTATGATGCTGAATTCCATGCCTGTATTATTGATGGAATACGTTTGCACTTGGGGAAACATTTCGTTTTTAAGCACAATGATATAGAGAATTGTGAGAAGCAATTGGAGCGCGCAAAAAAAATAGTATCTGAAACAAAAGGAGCCATATTGGTGATAACAGAAGGTGTTTTTGGAATGCGTGGAGATCAGGGAAAACTAAAAGAGATTGTTGCCCTGAAGAAAAAGTTTAACTTTTCTTTATTGGTAGACGATGCCCATGGTATTGGTTGCTTAGGAAAGACTGGAGCGGGCACAGGTGAAGAGCAAGAGGTGCAAGATAGCATCGATTTTTATTTTGGAACGTTTGCAAAATCATTTGCCGGTATTGGAGCTTTTATTGCCAGTACTAAAGAAACAATCTCATTTCTGAAGTATAATATGCGTTCTCAAATATTTGCTAAAGCATTGCCAATGCCGATGGTATTCGGTGCTTTAAAAAGATTGGAATTAATGCGTACAATGCCAGAACTTAGAGAAAAGCTTTGGAAAATAACCCACAGCTTACAAAAAGGCTTAACTGAAGCAGGTTTTGATATTGGGAATACAAATTCTCCGGTAACCCCAGTTTATCTCAATGGAACTGTAGAAGAAGCGACTGCGCTGGTTCGTGATTTACGCGAAACCCACCAGCTGTTTTGCTCTATGGTGGTTTATCCTGTTGTACCGAAAGGAATGATCATTTTACGATTGATTCCTACTGCTGTTCATACTTTGGAAGATGTAGAAACGACAATTGCTGTATTTAAAGAAATCAGGGCTAACTTAAATTCCGGCTATTATAAACATCAATCCGGAAATAGTAATATATTAGAAACGAAAACAATTTAA
- a CDS encoding methyltransferase domain-containing protein produces MIFKQLRQNIDVKDAIFNEIYPPNIQAVAERHWTPVAVAKMAAEYLVERSGKKVLDIGAGAGKFCLVGAASTEGFFYGVEQRSSLTKISRKIADSYNIKNVKFINSNINEICFSDYEAFYFFNSFFENIDTSSPIDNTILPDSELYHSYSDYVKEQLNKTPVGTRLVTYWSKWDEIPRNFDLVDSACNGFLSFWKKVS; encoded by the coding sequence ATGATTTTTAAACAGCTTAGACAGAATATTGATGTAAAGGATGCTATTTTTAATGAAATATATCCTCCGAATATACAGGCAGTAGCAGAAAGACATTGGACTCCTGTTGCCGTAGCTAAAATGGCAGCAGAATACCTGGTGGAAAGATCGGGTAAGAAGGTGCTTGATATTGGTGCTGGCGCCGGAAAGTTTTGTCTGGTGGGTGCTGCTTCTACAGAAGGATTTTTTTATGGAGTGGAGCAGAGATCTTCCCTGACTAAAATTTCAAGGAAAATAGCAGACAGCTATAATATCAAGAATGTAAAATTCATCAATTCCAATATCAATGAAATTTGCTTTTCTGATTATGAAGCCTTCTACTTTTTTAATTCCTTTTTTGAAAATATAGATACTTCATCTCCGATTGATAACACAATACTTCCTGACAGTGAATTATATCATTCTTATTCAGATTATGTAAAAGAACAATTAAATAAAACTCCCGTTGGAACCCGTTTAGTTACGTATTGGAGTAAATGGGACGAAATCCCAAGGAACTTTGACTTGGTAGATTCTGCCTGCAATGGATTTTTAAGTTTTTGGAAAAAGGTATCTTAA
- the gcvT gene encoding glycine cleavage system aminomethyltransferase GcvT has translation MTTKKLKKTAFNAMHHALGGKMVEYAGYEMPVQYKGVTHEHEMVRRGIGVFDVSHMGEISIQGKGSLELIQKITSNDASKLYPGKVQYSCMPNDIGGIIDDLLVYKISKNDYLLVVNASNIQKDLDWIKRHNSFGAEVTNISDSVSLLAVQGPKSVKVLQKLTDINLKELESYTFTIGEFAHIPNALISATGYTGESGFEIYVENKYAAHLWEAIFDAGKDEGIEPIGLAARDTLRLEIGYCLYGNDINDSTSPLEAGLGWITKLSKDFIYSGFLQIQKEKGITKKLVGFEIEGKGIPRHGYEIWDHNHQIIGTVTSGTLSPTLKKGIGMGYVSVENAKPGSEVFINIRNKPVKAVIVKTPFIKK, from the coding sequence ATGACAACTAAAAAACTAAAGAAAACAGCATTTAATGCGATGCATCATGCTCTTGGAGGGAAAATGGTGGAATATGCCGGATATGAAATGCCTGTTCAGTACAAAGGAGTCACTCATGAGCATGAAATGGTAAGACGTGGTATTGGAGTTTTTGACGTTTCTCATATGGGCGAGATTTCAATACAGGGAAAAGGTTCTTTGGAATTAATCCAAAAAATCACTTCTAACGATGCATCAAAGCTTTATCCGGGAAAAGTACAATACAGCTGTATGCCCAATGATATCGGCGGAATTATTGATGATTTGCTGGTCTATAAAATAAGCAAAAACGATTACCTGCTGGTAGTTAACGCCTCCAACATACAAAAAGATCTGGATTGGATAAAAAGACATAATTCTTTTGGAGCAGAAGTAACCAATATTTCAGATTCAGTTTCTTTATTGGCCGTTCAGGGACCTAAATCGGTAAAAGTCTTACAAAAGCTGACGGATATTAATTTAAAAGAATTAGAATCTTATACCTTCACCATCGGTGAGTTCGCTCATATTCCGAATGCTCTGATCTCAGCCACAGGGTATACAGGAGAATCAGGGTTTGAAATCTATGTGGAAAACAAATATGCAGCTCATTTATGGGAGGCTATATTTGACGCGGGAAAAGATGAAGGTATTGAGCCGATTGGACTGGCAGCACGAGATACATTACGCCTTGAGATAGGGTACTGCCTTTACGGAAATGATATTAATGATTCTACTTCACCGTTGGAAGCAGGTCTGGGCTGGATAACAAAGCTTAGCAAAGATTTCATTTATAGTGGATTCTTACAAATTCAAAAAGAAAAAGGTATTACTAAAAAGCTGGTTGGCTTTGAAATTGAAGGCAAAGGGATTCCCCGCCATGGCTATGAAATTTGGGATCATAATCATCAAATTATTGGGACTGTTACCTCAGGAACTCTATCCCCTACACTCAAAAAAGGAATAGGGATGGGATATGTCTCTGTTGAAAATGCTAAACCTGGAAGTGAAGTTTTTATTAATATCAGAAATAAGCCTGTCAAGGCTGTCATTGTTAAAACTCCATTTATTAAAAAATAG
- the gcvH gene encoding glycine cleavage system protein GcvH, which yields MKIPKNLLYTEDHEWVRLENDMAYIGITDFAQRELGDIVYVEIETLGEILKQHGIFGTVEAVKTVSDLFLPLAGKILEINPKLETNPELVNSDPYGEGWMIKMKMANLFDIEWLLRPDTYTFLIGL from the coding sequence ATGAAGATCCCTAAAAACCTCTTGTATACTGAAGATCACGAGTGGGTTAGATTAGAAAATGATATGGCTTATATCGGAATTACCGATTTTGCCCAACGTGAATTGGGAGATATTGTATATGTGGAAATAGAAACCCTTGGGGAAATTTTAAAACAGCATGGGATATTCGGAACAGTTGAAGCTGTGAAGACAGTATCCGACCTTTTCTTACCTCTTGCCGGAAAAATACTTGAGATTAACCCTAAATTAGAAACAAACCCTGAACTGGTAAACTCTGATCCTTATGGAGAAGGGTGGATGATTAAAATGAAAATGGCGAATCTTTTTGATATAGAATGGCTGTTGAGACCTGACACATATACATTTTTAATAGGATTATAA